Proteins encoded by one window of Microbacterium testaceum:
- a CDS encoding YebC/PmpR family DNA-binding transcriptional regulator — translation MSGHSKWATTKHKKAVIDSRRAKSWAKLIKNIEVAAKLGGADLQGNPTLFDAVLKAKKTSVPKDNIDRAIKRGAGIGGEAVEYSSIMYEGYGPNGVAFLIECLTDNKNRAAAEVRTALSRNGGTLADPGSVAYNFSRKGVIVVPSEGTTEDDVMLAVLEAGAEEVEPHGDGFGVITEASDLVSVRSALQDAGIEYDSADVEFVPSLKVEVDADTARKVFRLIDALEDSDDVQNVYTNFDMSAEVQAELENDE, via the coding sequence ATGTCCGGACACTCCAAATGGGCCACGACCAAGCACAAGAAGGCGGTCATCGACTCCCGTCGCGCCAAGTCGTGGGCCAAGCTCATCAAGAACATCGAGGTCGCGGCGAAGCTCGGTGGAGCCGACCTCCAGGGCAACCCCACCCTCTTCGACGCCGTCCTCAAGGCGAAGAAGACCTCGGTCCCCAAAGACAACATCGATCGCGCGATCAAGCGCGGTGCCGGTATCGGCGGCGAAGCCGTCGAGTACTCGTCGATCATGTACGAGGGATACGGCCCCAACGGCGTCGCCTTCCTCATCGAGTGTCTGACCGACAACAAGAATCGCGCCGCGGCCGAGGTGCGCACCGCCCTCAGCCGTAACGGCGGCACCCTCGCCGACCCGGGCAGCGTCGCCTACAACTTCAGCCGCAAGGGCGTCATCGTGGTCCCCTCCGAGGGCACCACCGAAGACGACGTCATGCTCGCCGTCCTCGAGGCGGGCGCCGAAGAGGTCGAGCCGCACGGCGACGGCTTCGGCGTCATCACCGAGGCATCCGACCTGGTGTCGGTGCGCTCCGCCCTGCAGGATGCCGGCATCGAGTACGACTCAGCCGACGTCGAGTTCGTGCCCTCGCTCAAGGTCGAGGTCGACGCCGACACCGCTCGCAAGGTGTTCCGCTTGATCGACGCTCTCGAAGACAGCGACGACGTCCAGAACGTCTACACCAACTTCGACATGAGCGCCGAGGTGCAGGCCGAGCTCGAGAACGACGAGTAA
- the secF gene encoding protein translocase subunit SecF codes for MRSMSQLGNDLYSGKTSFPFVQRRRLWFIIAAVLVIGAALVPFIRPVQFSIEFTGGSQFTVSNPSTFDQGLATQAVTSVVPDATTRVTTISDQSVRVQTDQLDNDQTQAVSAALATAYKVPASEITNSFIGPTWGNDVTRQSLWGLSIFLALTFLILALYFRTWKMSVAAIIGLVDVLVITIGVYAVFGFEISPAAVIGFLTILSYALYDTTVVFDKVRENTREDGEISGRTFSESVNLAANQTLIRSINTTVVAILPVGAILFIGVPLGARTLSDISLSIFVGTIVAAYSTLFVAVPMYALLREKEKPIALRDARVVSAREKAGVPA; via the coding sequence ATGCGCTCCATGTCGCAGCTCGGTAACGACCTCTACTCGGGGAAGACGTCCTTCCCCTTCGTGCAGCGTCGTCGCCTCTGGTTCATCATCGCCGCGGTTCTGGTCATCGGTGCGGCCCTCGTGCCGTTCATCCGCCCCGTGCAGTTCTCGATCGAGTTCACGGGCGGCTCGCAGTTCACGGTCTCGAACCCGTCAACGTTCGATCAGGGCCTTGCGACGCAGGCCGTGACGTCGGTGGTTCCGGACGCGACGACCCGCGTCACCACGATCAGCGACCAGTCGGTCCGCGTGCAGACCGACCAGTTAGACAACGACCAGACGCAGGCTGTCTCCGCAGCCCTCGCGACCGCCTATAAGGTGCCGGCATCCGAGATCACCAACTCGTTCATCGGACCGACCTGGGGCAATGACGTCACGCGCCAGTCGCTCTGGGGGCTGTCGATCTTCCTCGCGCTGACGTTCCTCATTCTCGCGCTCTACTTCCGCACGTGGAAGATGTCGGTCGCCGCGATCATCGGCCTCGTCGACGTCCTCGTGATCACGATCGGCGTCTACGCCGTCTTCGGATTCGAGATCTCGCCGGCTGCCGTCATCGGCTTCCTCACGATTTTGTCCTACGCGCTGTACGACACGACGGTCGTCTTCGACAAGGTGAGAGAGAACACCAGGGAGGACGGCGAGATCTCCGGACGCACCTTCTCGGAGTCGGTGAACCTCGCCGCCAACCAGACGCTGATCCGCTCGATCAACACCACGGTGGTCGCCATCCTGCCGGTGGGCGCGATCCTCTTCATCGGTGTGCCGCTCGGTGCGCGCACGCTCAGCGATATTTCGCTGTCGATCTTCGTCGGCACGATCGTCGCCGCGTACTCGACGCTGTTCGTCGCCGTGCCGATGTACGCACTGCTGCGCGAGAAGGAGAAGCCGATCGCTCTGCGCGACGCCCGCGTCGTGTCGGCCCGTGAGAAGGCGGGCGTCCCGGCCTGA
- a CDS encoding type IV toxin-antitoxin system AbiEi family antitoxin translates to MVSPFLFFPGERLALTELSAACLDGLLVPLGEGFMPADAVETVWMRARSLSPLLGERWAGVRLTAAWVHGGTATEPRRHHLQRVGPTRTRAGDATRAVFHDVRLPAADTTLVAGVHLSTPGRTLADLARSGDEDERAAAIEWAASDVESRHEAQAWLARHSTFPYGRRGAALLADVAAQR, encoded by the coding sequence ATGGTGTCGCCCTTTCTGTTCTTCCCCGGGGAGCGTCTCGCGTTGACCGAGCTCAGCGCGGCGTGCCTCGACGGCCTGCTGGTGCCGCTCGGCGAGGGTTTCATGCCGGCCGACGCGGTCGAGACGGTCTGGATGCGGGCACGGAGCCTGTCTCCTCTGCTCGGCGAACGGTGGGCCGGGGTGCGGCTGACGGCGGCGTGGGTGCACGGCGGCACGGCGACCGAGCCGAGACGGCATCACCTCCAGCGGGTGGGGCCGACGCGGACGCGCGCGGGTGACGCGACCCGGGCGGTGTTCCACGACGTGAGACTCCCGGCCGCCGACACGACGCTCGTGGCGGGCGTTCACCTCAGCACACCGGGGCGAACGCTCGCCGACCTCGCGCGTTCCGGAGACGAGGATGAGCGTGCCGCGGCGATCGAGTGGGCGGCATCCGATGTCGAGTCGCGACACGAGGCCCAGGCATGGCTGGCCCGGCACTCGACGTTCCCGTACGGGAGGAGGGGCGCCGCACTGCTGGCCGACGTCGCGGCGCAGAGGTGA
- a CDS encoding RelA/SpoT family protein, whose product MTETASSAPPPSSLRRLVPRIFSRAARRDDVDKLLRTVRTHHPKGDLAIIERAYAVADKAHDGQKRQSGEPYITHPLAVAQILAELGLGPKAIAAALLHDTVEDTGYPLDELAADFGDEVAMLVDGVTKLDKVKYGDSAQAETVRKMIVAMSKDIRVLLIKLADRLHNARTWGFVPPHKAAKKATETLEIYAPLAHRLGIQAIKSELEDLSFAVMHPKLYAEIDSLVKQRTPQREQYVQNVIDAVDADLRELRVRGRVMGRPKQLYSVYQKMVVRGREFDDIYDLIGIRILVGTVRDCYAVLGAIHARWTPLPGRFKDYIATPKFNLYQSLHTTVIGPGGRTVEIQIRTHEMHQQAEFGVAAHWKYKERMAGGKADAKAVDADMAWIAHISDWQAETADPGEFLDSLRFEIGAKEVYVFTPKGRVVGLPTGATPVDFAYAVHTEIGHRTMGAKVNGRLVPLESTLQSGDVVEVFTSKNPDAGPSQDWLGFVKSTRARNKIRGWFTKERREEAIEQGKDSIARAMRRQNLPLQRLMNQDSFTEVARLFHYEDVSALYAAVGEGHVSTQSVIEKVTALVNVEETSTGPIDIPVGRSRAPRGGDSGVLVRGAPDILVKLAKCCTPVPGDEIVGFVTRGSGVSVHRGDCTNVKSLKEEPDRLIDVEWAPTTKSVFLVQIQVEALDRSGLLSDVTRVLSEHHVNILSATVSTTNDRLALSKFVFEMGDTVHLDRVLNAVRRIDAVYDVYRVTSS is encoded by the coding sequence ATGACCGAGACCGCTTCCTCCGCGCCGCCGCCGTCCTCTCTGCGACGGCTGGTTCCGCGGATCTTCTCGCGCGCGGCCCGACGCGACGACGTCGACAAGCTGCTCCGCACGGTCCGCACGCATCACCCCAAGGGCGACCTCGCGATCATCGAGCGCGCCTATGCCGTGGCCGACAAGGCGCACGACGGGCAGAAGCGGCAGAGCGGCGAGCCGTACATCACGCACCCCCTGGCGGTCGCGCAGATCCTGGCCGAGCTCGGCCTCGGCCCCAAGGCGATCGCTGCCGCGCTGCTGCACGACACCGTCGAAGACACGGGCTATCCGCTCGACGAGCTCGCCGCCGACTTCGGCGACGAGGTCGCGATGCTCGTCGACGGCGTCACCAAGCTCGACAAGGTCAAGTACGGCGACAGCGCGCAGGCCGAGACGGTCCGCAAGATGATCGTGGCGATGTCGAAAGACATCCGCGTGCTGCTCATCAAGCTCGCCGACCGACTGCACAACGCGCGTACCTGGGGATTCGTGCCGCCGCACAAGGCCGCGAAGAAGGCCACGGAAACCCTCGAGATCTACGCACCTCTCGCGCATCGCCTCGGCATCCAGGCGATCAAGAGCGAACTCGAGGACCTGTCGTTCGCGGTGATGCATCCCAAGCTCTACGCCGAGATCGACAGCCTCGTCAAGCAGCGCACGCCTCAGCGCGAGCAGTATGTGCAGAACGTCATCGACGCCGTCGACGCCGACCTACGCGAACTCCGCGTTCGCGGCCGGGTGATGGGCAGACCCAAGCAGCTGTACTCCGTGTACCAGAAGATGGTGGTCCGCGGGCGCGAGTTCGACGACATCTACGACCTCATCGGCATCCGAATCCTGGTCGGCACCGTGCGCGATTGCTACGCCGTGCTCGGTGCGATCCACGCGCGGTGGACACCGCTGCCGGGGCGTTTCAAGGACTACATCGCCACGCCCAAGTTCAACCTGTACCAGTCGCTGCACACCACCGTGATCGGCCCCGGTGGGCGCACGGTCGAGATCCAGATCCGCACGCACGAGATGCACCAGCAGGCGGAGTTCGGCGTCGCCGCGCATTGGAAGTACAAGGAGCGGATGGCGGGTGGGAAGGCCGACGCCAAGGCCGTCGACGCCGACATGGCGTGGATCGCTCACATCTCCGACTGGCAGGCCGAGACCGCCGACCCGGGGGAGTTCCTCGACTCGCTCCGCTTCGAGATCGGCGCGAAAGAGGTCTACGTCTTCACCCCGAAGGGACGCGTGGTGGGCCTTCCCACCGGCGCGACCCCTGTCGACTTCGCATACGCCGTGCACACCGAGATCGGTCACCGCACGATGGGCGCCAAGGTCAACGGCCGCCTGGTGCCGCTCGAGTCGACCCTGCAGAGCGGCGACGTCGTCGAGGTGTTCACCTCGAAGAACCCCGATGCCGGCCCCAGCCAGGACTGGCTCGGTTTCGTCAAGAGCACCCGCGCGCGCAACAAGATCCGCGGGTGGTTCACGAAGGAACGCCGCGAGGAGGCCATCGAGCAGGGCAAGGACTCGATCGCCCGCGCCATGCGTCGGCAGAACCTGCCCCTGCAGCGCCTCATGAACCAGGATTCGTTCACCGAGGTCGCCCGACTCTTCCACTACGAGGACGTCTCCGCACTCTACGCCGCGGTCGGCGAGGGGCACGTCTCCACGCAATCGGTCATCGAGAAGGTCACCGCTCTCGTCAACGTCGAAGAGACCAGCACCGGACCCATCGACATCCCCGTCGGCCGCAGCCGTGCTCCGCGTGGCGGCGACTCCGGCGTCCTCGTGCGTGGGGCCCCCGACATCCTCGTCAAGCTGGCCAAGTGCTGCACCCCCGTTCCGGGCGACGAGATCGTCGGTTTCGTCACGCGCGGCAGCGGGGTGTCGGTCCACCGCGGCGACTGCACGAACGTGAAGTCCCTCAAGGAGGAGCCCGATCGTCTCATCGACGTCGAGTGGGCGCCGACGACGAAGAGCGTCTTCCTGGTGCAGATCCAGGTCGAGGCCCTCGACCGCTCGGGGCTGTTGAGCGACGTCACGCGCGTGCTGAGCGAGCACCACGTGAACATCCTCTCGGCGACCGTTTCGACCACGAACGATCGCCTCGCGCTCAGCAAGTTCGTGTTCGAGATGGGCGATACCGTGCACCTCGACCGTGTGCTCAACGCCGTGCGGCGCATCGACGCGGTCTACGACGTGTACCGCGTCACCTCGTCGTAG
- the ruvC gene encoding crossover junction endodeoxyribonuclease RuvC: protein MSRSLRVLGIDPGLTRCGLGVVDVSPNRTASLVHVGVARSAPTDPIEKRLAAIAAGIRDVLVTHQPHVVAVERVFAQNNLHSVMGTAQASGIALLLAAEHGLTAATHTPSEVKAAITGYGSADKLQVQTMVARVLRLDALPQPADAADALAIALCHAWRGGAAAASADDALTPAQKAWRDAEKKRTPPKRVARTHVRTGA from the coding sequence GTGTCTCGTTCCCTCCGCGTCCTCGGCATCGACCCCGGCCTGACCCGGTGCGGCCTCGGTGTCGTCGACGTCTCGCCGAACCGCACGGCCTCACTCGTCCACGTGGGCGTCGCCCGTTCCGCACCCACCGACCCGATCGAGAAGCGTCTCGCGGCGATCGCCGCCGGCATCCGCGACGTGCTGGTCACCCATCAGCCCCACGTCGTGGCCGTCGAGCGCGTCTTCGCGCAGAACAACCTCCACTCGGTGATGGGCACGGCCCAGGCCAGCGGTATCGCGCTGCTGCTCGCGGCCGAACACGGATTGACGGCCGCGACGCACACCCCCAGCGAGGTCAAGGCCGCGATCACCGGGTACGGCTCCGCCGACAAGCTGCAGGTGCAGACGATGGTCGCCCGCGTGCTGCGCCTCGACGCGCTTCCCCAGCCGGCGGATGCCGCCGACGCCCTCGCGATCGCCCTCTGTCACGCCTGGCGCGGGGGAGCGGCCGCTGCCTCGGCCGATGACGCGCTGACCCCCGCTCAGAAGGCCTGGAGGGATGCCGAGAAGAAGCGGACCCCGCCGAAGCGTGTCGCTCGAACACATGTACGAACAGGCGCGTAG
- the ruvA gene encoding Holliday junction branch migration protein RuvA, whose translation MISSLHGTAAHVADDSLVIVVGGVGFSVAVTAQLARTVHVGDDIHLHTNLIVREDALSLYGFEAREELTVFTQLISVTGVGPKSALGVLSSLTVPQIAQAVADDDDAPFRRVSGIGPKTAKLIVVQLAGKLQVAPSAAPATASAHGQVPLQVTQALVGLGWTERTAAEAVASVAESASEADRASVQSLLRLTLALLGPARKESVSG comes from the coding sequence ATGATCTCCTCGCTGCACGGCACGGCGGCTCACGTCGCCGACGACTCACTGGTCATCGTGGTCGGAGGAGTCGGCTTCTCCGTCGCGGTCACCGCCCAGCTCGCGCGCACAGTGCACGTCGGCGACGACATCCACCTGCACACGAATCTCATCGTGCGCGAGGACGCCCTGTCGCTCTACGGCTTCGAGGCTCGCGAAGAGCTGACCGTCTTCACCCAGCTGATCAGTGTGACCGGCGTCGGTCCGAAGTCCGCACTCGGGGTGCTGTCCTCGCTCACGGTGCCGCAAATCGCCCAGGCCGTGGCCGACGATGACGACGCCCCGTTCCGGCGCGTCTCTGGCATCGGCCCCAAGACGGCCAAGCTCATCGTGGTGCAGCTCGCCGGCAAGCTCCAGGTGGCGCCCTCCGCGGCTCCCGCCACCGCCTCGGCGCACGGCCAGGTGCCCCTGCAGGTCACGCAGGCCCTCGTGGGCCTGGGCTGGACGGAACGGACGGCGGCCGAGGCCGTGGCATCCGTCGCCGAATCCGCCTCCGAGGCCGACCGCGCCTCGGTCCAGTCGTTGCTCCGACTCACGCTCGCCCTGCTGGGCCCGGCCCGCAAGGAGAGCGTGAGTGGCTGA
- the secD gene encoding protein translocase subunit SecD, producing the protein MAPSTPVRHAWRVLTGLLAITGVLFGINALGVYVFHASSWTPELALDLQGGTQIILQAQTTDRAAPDSEQLAQAVTIIRQRVDASGVGEADVATEGGRNIVVQIPGQADEATRQRIQSSAQLQLRPVLFTGSPATTFVGQDGVTTPYPTPDPNLPSTPTASPTNASDPAYITPALQAQFLAYDCANPPSNPAQAPADQPMITCGTNDGQKYILGPVELDGTDISNATNGQEQNTGQWAVNLVFNDQGTQKFAEISQRLYGAQPPLNQFAFVLDGSVLSAPSMNGIIVDGRPSITGSFTQESSKALADQLKYGALPLSFQVVSSDTVSATLGSQQLQVGFIAGLIGLGLVAIYSLIVYRALGTVIIASLGVMAVLTYLALCILAWRAGFRLSLAGVAGLIVTIGFTADSFIVYFERIRDELRDGKSITAAVEDGWSRAKRTIYISKSINILAAVVLYILADATVKGFAFTLGLTTAIDILIFILFTHPVMQLLARTRFFGSGHPLSGMDPNALGAVYRGRAQFRAPVVEAGRVKKSRGEAQRRQTIAERKQAELAAASRGDSRSTKEGDD; encoded by the coding sequence GTGGCGCCCTCGACTCCCGTCCGTCACGCCTGGCGCGTTTTGACCGGATTGCTCGCCATCACCGGCGTGCTCTTCGGCATCAACGCGCTGGGTGTGTACGTGTTCCACGCCAGCTCCTGGACCCCCGAGCTCGCGCTCGACCTCCAGGGCGGCACGCAGATCATCCTGCAAGCCCAGACCACCGACCGCGCCGCGCCCGACAGCGAACAGCTGGCGCAGGCCGTCACGATCATCCGCCAGCGCGTCGACGCCTCAGGCGTGGGTGAAGCCGATGTGGCCACCGAGGGTGGCCGCAACATCGTCGTGCAGATCCCCGGCCAGGCCGACGAGGCCACGCGACAGCGCATCCAGAGCTCGGCTCAGCTGCAGTTGCGCCCGGTGCTGTTCACCGGTTCGCCGGCGACCACGTTCGTGGGTCAGGACGGCGTGACCACGCCCTACCCGACGCCCGACCCGAACCTGCCGTCGACGCCCACCGCGTCGCCGACCAACGCGAGCGACCCGGCGTACATCACCCCGGCCCTGCAGGCGCAGTTCCTCGCGTACGACTGCGCGAACCCGCCGAGCAACCCGGCGCAGGCCCCGGCCGACCAGCCGATGATCACGTGCGGGACGAACGACGGCCAGAAGTACATCCTCGGCCCCGTCGAGCTCGACGGCACCGACATCTCGAACGCCACCAACGGCCAGGAGCAGAACACCGGGCAGTGGGCGGTCAACCTTGTCTTCAACGACCAGGGCACGCAGAAGTTCGCCGAGATCAGCCAGCGCCTCTATGGGGCGCAGCCGCCGCTGAACCAGTTCGCGTTCGTGCTCGACGGGTCCGTCCTGTCGGCGCCGTCGATGAACGGCATCATCGTCGACGGTCGCCCCAGCATCACGGGATCGTTCACGCAGGAGTCGTCCAAGGCCCTCGCCGACCAGCTGAAGTACGGCGCTCTGCCGCTGAGCTTCCAGGTGGTCAGCTCCGACACCGTGTCGGCGACGCTCGGTTCGCAGCAGCTGCAGGTCGGTTTCATCGCCGGTCTCATCGGCCTCGGGCTGGTAGCGATCTACTCGCTGATCGTCTATCGAGCGCTCGGCACGGTGATCATCGCCTCGCTCGGCGTGATGGCCGTCCTGACCTATCTCGCCCTGTGCATCCTCGCGTGGCGTGCCGGCTTCCGACTCTCGCTCGCGGGTGTCGCCGGTCTCATCGTCACCATCGGCTTCACGGCGGACTCGTTCATCGTCTACTTCGAGCGAATACGAGACGAACTGCGCGACGGCAAGTCGATCACCGCGGCGGTCGAAGACGGATGGTCGCGCGCCAAGCGCACGATCTACATCTCGAAGTCGATCAACATCCTCGCGGCGGTGGTGCTGTACATCCTCGCGGATGCCACGGTGAAGGGCTTCGCGTTCACGCTGGGTCTCACGACGGCCATCGACATTCTGATCTTCATCCTGTTCACCCACCCGGTGATGCAGCTGCTCGCTCGCACGCGTTTCTTCGGCTCGGGTCACCCCCTGTCGGGCATGGACCCGAACGCGCTCGGCGCCGTCTACCGCGGACGCGCGCAGTTCCGCGCCCCCGTGGTCGAGGCGGGCCGGGTGAAGAAGTCGCGCGGTGAGGCGCAGCGTCGACAGACGATCGCCGAACGCAAGCAGGCCGAGCTGGCCGCCGCCAGCCGCGGCGATAGCCGCTCCACGAAGGAGGGAGACGACTGA
- the ruvB gene encoding Holliday junction branch migration DNA helicase RuvB produces the protein MADVRDAGTPDDEVELAIEGALRPTSLAEFVGQQKVRGQLQLLLDAARIQQRSPDHILLSGPPGLGKTTLAMIVAHESGRPLRLSSGPAIQHAGDLAALLSSLTPGEVLFIDEIHRMARSAEEMLYLAMEDFRIDIMVGKGAGATSIPLDLAPFTLVGATTRAGLLPNPLRDRFGFTAHLEYYEPEELERVVSRSASMLDVGLPGTARSEIARRSRGTPRIANRLLRRVRDYLVVNGPSTGTDEGHADVRTVGAALDLYDVDAIGLDRLDRAVLDALVRRFRGGPVGLSTLAVAVGEEPETIESVVEPYLVRIGFMGRTPRGRVATPEAYDHLGAPHPDGMLRFSQGS, from the coding sequence GTGGCTGACGTCCGAGACGCCGGGACGCCCGACGACGAGGTCGAACTCGCGATCGAGGGGGCCCTGCGCCCCACCTCCCTCGCCGAGTTCGTCGGTCAGCAGAAAGTCCGCGGCCAGCTGCAGCTCCTGCTCGACGCCGCGCGCATCCAGCAGCGCTCTCCCGACCACATCCTGCTCTCCGGTCCTCCCGGGCTCGGCAAGACCACCCTCGCGATGATCGTCGCCCACGAGAGCGGGCGACCGCTGCGCCTGTCGAGCGGGCCGGCGATCCAGCACGCGGGCGACCTCGCGGCCCTGCTGTCGTCGCTCACACCGGGGGAGGTGCTCTTCATCGACGAGATCCACCGCATGGCGCGATCGGCCGAAGAGATGCTGTACCTCGCAATGGAGGACTTCCGCATCGACATCATGGTCGGCAAGGGTGCGGGAGCGACCAGCATCCCCCTCGACCTGGCCCCCTTCACCCTGGTGGGCGCCACGACACGCGCGGGCCTCCTGCCGAACCCCCTGCGCGACCGCTTCGGTTTCACCGCGCACCTCGAGTACTACGAGCCTGAAGAGCTCGAGCGGGTGGTCTCACGCTCGGCATCCATGCTCGATGTCGGCCTCCCGGGCACGGCGCGCTCCGAGATCGCCCGGCGCTCCCGGGGAACGCCCCGTATCGCGAACCGTCTGCTCCGGCGTGTCCGGGACTATCTCGTCGTGAACGGTCCGTCAACCGGCACCGACGAGGGTCACGCCGACGTGCGGACGGTGGGCGCCGCGCTGGATCTCTACGACGTGGATGCCATCGGGCTCGACCGCCTCGACCGAGCCGTCCTCGACGCCCTCGTCCGCCGCTTCCGTGGGGGACCGGTGGGGCTCAGCACCCTCGCCGTGGCCGTGGGAGAAGAGCCCGAGACCATCGAATCGGTCGTCGAGCCCTACCTCGTGCGCATCGGATTCATGGGCCGCACTCCCCGCGGACGCGTGGCGACTCCGGAGGCCTACGACCACCTCGGAGCCCCTCACCCGGACGGCATGCTCCGGTTCAGCCAGGGGTCATGA
- a CDS encoding preprotein translocase subunit YajC: MDSSFLLLILFAGLLVFMFLSSRRRMKKQKAELEQKARETVPGAEVLLQGGLYGTIVEYDGEDLDKPAHVEIAPGVVIKVHSQAILRIVDSAAGTVTEDEYIEAEETEAEYIAGVADGDITSISDDQRAARQHAADAERDDKDRPAV; the protein is encoded by the coding sequence ATGGACTCCAGTTTCCTCCTGCTCATTCTGTTCGCGGGCCTGCTCGTCTTCATGTTCCTGAGCTCCCGCCGTCGCATGAAGAAGCAGAAGGCCGAGCTCGAGCAGAAGGCCCGCGAGACGGTTCCCGGTGCCGAGGTGCTGCTGCAGGGCGGCCTCTACGGCACGATCGTCGAGTACGACGGCGAAGACCTCGACAAGCCCGCGCACGTCGAGATCGCTCCCGGCGTCGTCATCAAGGTGCACAGCCAGGCCATCCTCCGCATCGTCGACTCGGCTGCGGGCACCGTGACCGAAGACGAGTACATCGAAGCCGAAGAGACCGAGGCCGAGTACATCGCCGGCGTCGCCGACGGTGACATCACCTCGATCAGCGACGACCAGCGTGCCGCCCGCCAGCACGCCGCCGACGCCGAGCGTGACGACAAGGACCGCCCCGCGGTCTGA
- the pdxT gene encoding pyridoxal 5'-phosphate synthase glutaminase subunit PdxT produces MAGNTPRVGVLALQGDVREHLAVLRGLGADAQPVRRPDELAAVEGLVLPGGESSVIDKLARAFGLFDPISAAIADGMPMYGTCAGLILLADRIDGAITGQQTFGGIDARVARNAFGSQTASFETELDVPVLGEPPVHAAFIRAPAVVEWGPDAEPLASLPDGRVVAIEQGVLMGTAFHPESTGETRFHRRFLSHVARRRGMSAPAL; encoded by the coding sequence GTGGCTGGTAACACCCCTCGCGTCGGAGTGCTCGCGCTGCAGGGCGACGTGCGCGAGCACCTCGCCGTGCTGCGCGGGCTCGGCGCCGACGCGCAGCCCGTGCGTCGACCCGACGAGCTCGCCGCCGTGGAGGGCCTGGTCCTCCCCGGCGGCGAGTCGAGCGTGATCGACAAGCTCGCGCGCGCCTTCGGTCTCTTCGACCCCATCAGCGCGGCGATCGCCGACGGCATGCCCATGTACGGCACGTGCGCGGGGCTCATCCTGCTCGCCGACCGCATCGACGGCGCGATCACGGGCCAGCAGACGTTCGGCGGCATCGACGCGCGCGTCGCGCGCAACGCCTTCGGCAGCCAGACCGCGTCGTTCGAGACCGAGCTCGACGTGCCCGTCCTGGGCGAGCCGCCGGTGCACGCGGCATTCATACGGGCGCCCGCGGTCGTCGAATGGGGACCGGATGCCGAGCCACTGGCGTCCCTCCCCGATGGGCGCGTCGTGGCGATCGAGCAGGGCGTGCTGATGGGCACCGCATTCCACCCCGAATCGACGGGGGAGACGCGCTTCCACCGCCGATTCCTGAGCCACGTCGCGCGCAGACGCGGGATGAGCGCCCCCGCGCTCTAG